The window CGGAACACACGATGACCGCAGCGCGTGCCGCCCGGGCCACCGTCGCGCCGGATCGGGATCAGGTCCGCAAGACCGCCGTCCGGCTGCTCAGTTCGTCCTCGCGGAACTCCTACGACCCGGACCTCGACATCGACTGGGACGCACCGGTCGAGCTGGACATGACGTTCATGCCGGTCGAGCGGACCTCGCTCTACGGCACCGACCTCTGGGACCGGATGACGGACGAGCAGCGGCGCGAGCTGTCGCGACAGGAGCTCGCCAGCGTTGCGTCCACGGGCTTGTGGTTCGAGATCATCCTGGTCCAGATGCTCGCGCGGTGGGCGTACCACCAGGACCCGCAGGACCCGCGCACCCAGTACGCCCTCGCCGAGATCGGCGACGAGACCCGGCACGTGCTGATGTTCGCCAAGGCGATCGCCCGGATCGGCGCGCCGACCTACCGGCCGCCGAAGCTCGTCCATCAGTTGGCCCGGCTGTACAAGGCGACGGCGCGCGGCCCTGCGTTGTTCGCCCCGGTGCTCGTCGCGGAGGAGATCACCGACCGGCTGCAGCGCGAGACGGTCAATGACGAGTCGGTGCACCCGCTCGTGCGGATGGTGAGCCGGATCCACATCGTCGAAGAGGCGCGGCACGTCAGGTTCGCGCGCGA is drawn from Sporichthyaceae bacterium and contains these coding sequences:
- a CDS encoding diiron oxygenase translates to MTAARAARATVAPDRDQVRKTAVRLLSSSSRNSYDPDLDIDWDAPVELDMTFMPVERTSLYGTDLWDRMTDEQRRELSRQELASVASTGLWFEIILVQMLARWAYHQDPQDPRTQYALAEIGDETRHVLMFAKAIARIGAPTYRPPKLVHQLARLYKATARGPALFAPVLVAEEITDRLQRETVNDESVHPLVRMVSRIHIVEEARHVRFAREEVARQMADLGLVGKVITNVSSAVVASFVASSLISRDVYEHVGLDPDEAVRAARSNPNWHESRRWMAEKIMAFLDEQGMLTWYTRPIYELAHLI